A genomic window from Motacilla alba alba isolate MOTALB_02 chromosome 6, Motacilla_alba_V1.0_pri, whole genome shotgun sequence includes:
- the LOC119702537 gene encoding uncharacterized protein LOC119702537, with product MLAGCLQPGAHAPPAAGRAAKFPALRWRWGHAEEETDTPGCRFLPYLHHTVYVHHACAEGHKRQEKRIEVQEVLEESDELPSEEGLEAELLKEHQTPGAVLTSVKGSCHCLQGKHENLGLGPAAALALLALLFLLAEQQELPPGRASLPCSARGRAEPGRGAVQAPSRAVLQRRLETAVPRAAAGDDRCAAPAPLCAVIPAGRCGRCRQRRGAASGKSGKRGKSAHSREQKKRSPSGPQRAGFEPARGDPIGFQVQRLNHSAIAAAAPHAPGLRPYRAFRPPQAPPRDRAANGRRRPGPAPAAMAAAQRRGSDPRARLAGSPPEAPGRVRSCGSNLRTRARQGGGSQQLLQETAALRTRDERCDSSETE from the exons ATGCTGGCTGGCTGCTTGCAGCCCGGCGCACACGCtccccctgctgctggcagagctgccaagtTTCCAGCCCTTCGTTGGCGCTGGGGCCACGCGGAGGAGGAGACGGACACACCTGGCTG TCGGTTTCTTCCCTATCTACACCATACTGTGTATGTGCATCATGCATGTGCAGAAGGTcataaaaggcaggaaaagaggaTTGAGGTCCAGGAGGTCCTGGAGGAATCAGACGAGCTTCCTTCAGAAGAG GGCCTGGAAGCTGAGCTGTTGAAAGAGCACCAAACCCCAGGTGCTGTTCTCACCTCCGTCAAGGGCTCTTGCCACTGCTTGCAGGGGAAACACGAGAACCTTGGCCTGGGACCTGCTGCAGCTTTGGCACTTCTGGCACTACTGTTCcttctggcagagcagcag gagctgccacctgggcGTGCTTCTCTCCCCTGCAGTGCCCGAGGACGGGCAGAGCCTGGCCgaggggctgtgcaggctcCCTCGCGGGCGGTGCTCCAGAGGCGGCTGGAGACGGCCGTGCCGCGTGCTGCGGCGGGGGACGATCGCTGCGCGGCACCTGCCCCGCTCTGTGCCGTGATCCCGGCCGGTCGCTGTGGGCGCTGCCGCCAGCGGAGAGGAGCCGCGAGCGGTAAAAGCGGTAAAAGGGGTAAAAGTGCACacagcagggaacagaaaaagCGAAGCCCCTCCGGGCCGCAGCGAGCAGGGTTCGAACCTGCGCGGGGAGACCCCATTGGATTTCAAGTCCAACGCCTTAACCACTCGGCcatcgctgctgctgctcctcacgcTCCCGGGCTGCGCCCTTATAGGGCGTTCCGCCCGCCGCAAGCCCCGCCCCGAGACCGCGCAGCCAAtgggcgccgccgccccggccccgcccccgcagCCATGGCGGCCGCGCAGCGCAGGGGGAGCGATCCCCGGGCGCGGCTGGCGGGCTCTCCGCCTGAGGCACCGGGCCGTGTCCGCTCCTGCGGGTCAAACCTGCGCACCCGAGCccggcagggaggaggcagccaGCAACTCCTGCAGGAGACAGCAGCCCTTAG GACTCGAGATGAAAGATGCGATTCCAGTGAGACAGAGTGA